The Candidatus Neomarinimicrobiota bacterium nucleotide sequence GAAGCCATGAGAGAAGCGATTTCAGCAGGGGCGAGAATTGTCGGTTCCTGTTGCGGCTCAGGTCCGGAACACACAAGGGCACTCAGAACCCTTTTGTGAGTTTGTGATGATTGTTTCGCTAACAGAGAGTTAATTGTAACTTA carries:
- a CDS encoding homocysteine S-methyltransferase family protein produces the protein EAMREAISAGARIVGSCCGSGPEHTRALRTLL